One Deltaproteobacteria bacterium genomic window, AATCGATCAGATCATCGATAAACATCATGGCGAAGCCAGCTCGCTCATTCAGGTACTGCTGGACATTCAGGCTGAAAATCATTGGCTTCCCAGGGAGGCCCTGGAACGGGTCGCCGAAAGACTTAAAGTTCCCATGACCCGGATCCAGCATATCGCTACCTTTTACAAGGCCTTTAGTTTAGTCCCGAAAGGACGTCATGAGATTCACATTTGCGTGGGCACTGCTTGTCATGTGCGTGGCGCCACGCGCGTCCTCGATACGGTGCAAGAGATGACCGGCATCAAACCAGGCGAAACAGACCTGGATTTGAAGTTCAGTCTGCAGACCGTTAACTGCCTTGGTTGCTGCGCCTTAGGGCCGGTGATGGAAATCGATGGAAAAACTCACGGAAAGATGGCGCCATCCAAGACAGCCGAGGTGTTAAAAAACTATGAGTAGGATAGAACTATGTCGCGAATAAATTCACCCGCTGAGCTTACAGAGCTCAGGAATAGTATCCTGTCGACCAGAGACCCGAATAAACCCTGCATAACCCTCTGTTCCGGATCGGCTTGCAATGCTTCCGGCAGCGGTGAAGTCGCGGCGAGTCTTGAAGGGGAGATTAAAAAGCAAGGCTTACAGGCTGCGGTGGACATCAG contains:
- a CDS encoding NAD(P)H-dependent oxidoreductase subunit E, whose translation is MDNSRIDQIIDKHHGEASSLIQVLLDIQAENHWLPREALERVAERLKVPMTRIQHIATFYKAFSLVPKGRHEIHICVGTACHVRGATRVLDTVQEMTGIKPGETDLDLKFSLQTVNCLGCCALGPVMEIDGKTHGKMAPSKTAEVLKNYE